A DNA window from Malus domestica chromosome 12, GDT2T_hap1 contains the following coding sequences:
- the LOC114820225 gene encoding pathogenesis-related protein PR-4-like, whose amino-acid sequence MAGKIAPWFVLLVSVIICVFVGSAWGQSATVGSTYHLYNPAQINYDLRAVSAFCSTWDADQSYEWRSKYGWTAFCGPAGPSGEDACGKCLLVTNTVTGAQTVVRIIDQCSNGGLDLDVNMFNQIDTDGSGYASGHLNVNYDFVDCSD is encoded by the exons ATGGCAGGGAAGATTGCACCATGGTTTGTATTGTTAGTTTCAGTCATTATCTGTGTATTTGTGGGAAGTGCGTGGGGACAAAGTGCTACTGTGGGATCCACGTACCACCTCTACAATCCAGCCCAAATCAATTACGACTTGCGGGCTGTTAGTGCATTCTGCTCAACATGGGATGCCGATCAATCCTACGAATGGCGCAGCAAATATGGATGGACTGCATTTTGCGGACCTGCTGGCCCTAGCGGAGAAGACGCTTGCGGAAAGTGCCTCTTG GTGACAAACACTGTGACAGGAGCACAAACAGTGGTGAGAATTATTGATCAATGCAGCAACGGAGGGCTAGACTTGGACGTGAATATGTTTAACCAAATTGACACCGACGGCAGTGGCTACGCATCAGGCCACCTTAACGTCAACTACGATTTTGTCGACTGCAGCGACTAA